A genomic stretch from Falco naumanni isolate bFalNau1 chromosome 4, bFalNau1.pat, whole genome shotgun sequence includes:
- the AGR3 gene encoding anterior gradient protein 3 produces the protein MLHSTLALSLLLIAVSSNLAMAIKKEKRAPQTLSRGWGDEITWVQTYEEGLYQAKKSNKPLMVIHHLEDCQYCQALKKAFAENEEIQEMAQNNFVMLNLMHETTDKNLSPDGQYVPRIMFVDPSLTVRADITGRYSNRLYTYEPQDIPFLIENMKKALRLIQTEL, from the exons atgctCCATTCAACACTGGCCTTGTCCCTCCTGCTAATTGCAGTCTCTTCCAACCTTGCAATGGcaatcaaaaaggaaaaacgAGCACCTCAGACACTGTCAAGAG GGTGGGGAGATGAAATTACCTGGGTACAAACTTATGAAGAAGGGCTCTATCAGgcaaaaaaaag taACAAGCCACTGATGGTAATTCATCATTTGGAAGACTGTCAATACTGCCAAg CACTGAAGAAAGCTTTTGCAGAAAACGAAGAGATACAGGAAATGGCCCAAAATAACTTCGTTATGCTGAACCTCATG CATGAAACCACAGACAAAAACCTGTCACCTGATGGACAATACGTGCCTCGAATCATGTTTGTAG ACCCGTCTCTCACAGTAAGAGCTGATATCACAGGAAGATACTCCAACCGGCTTTACACTTATGAACCACAAGACATCCCATTCT taataGAGAACATGAAGAAAGCACTGCGCCTCATTCAGACAGAACTGTAA